One region of Vallitalea okinawensis genomic DNA includes:
- a CDS encoding ABC transporter permease, translating to MNGIVDVIVSTDFVFTTIRVMTPVLFAALACMVFGKGGIDAIATEGIMLISALAGVLGSYFTHSALGGVLFAVIIGILMSMVFGYITLTLESEPILAGIALNTFATGITIFVIYLLTGNKGSTQSLNNEVVPNIELVLIKDIPILGEILSGHNILTYLAMILVGILAIFIYKTPTGLRIRTVGENEESARSVGINVMKYKYIALTVAGTMAGLGGAFMSLGYVSFFSRDMIAGRGFIGMAAESMGRGTPIGVLISSVLFGMADSLAIRLQLLDVPPQLIQLLPYLITIIAISLYSYSKMNKRNRNLN from the coding sequence ATGAATGGAATAGTGGATGTAATTGTTTCAACGGATTTTGTTTTTACTACTATAAGAGTGATGACTCCTGTTTTATTTGCTGCACTTGCATGTATGGTTTTTGGAAAAGGTGGTATTGATGCTATTGCTACTGAGGGGATTATGCTTATTTCAGCCTTAGCTGGTGTATTAGGAAGCTATTTTACCCATTCTGCTTTAGGAGGCGTTTTATTCGCTGTAATAATTGGCATTTTGATGTCAATGGTCTTTGGATATATTACACTTACATTAGAAAGTGAACCTATCTTAGCAGGTATTGCATTAAACACCTTTGCCACAGGTATAACCATTTTCGTCATCTATTTATTAACTGGTAATAAAGGATCTACTCAAAGCTTAAACAATGAGGTAGTTCCCAATATTGAATTGGTACTGATTAAGGATATCCCCATTTTGGGTGAAATCTTATCAGGACATAATATTTTAACCTATTTAGCAATGATTTTAGTTGGTATTTTAGCCATATTCATATACAAAACCCCTACTGGTTTACGAATTAGAACAGTAGGAGAGAATGAAGAATCAGCACGCTCTGTTGGTATCAATGTTATGAAATACAAATACATTGCACTGACCGTTGCTGGTACCATGGCAGGTTTAGGTGGGGCATTTATGTCACTAGGTTATGTTTCCTTCTTCTCGAGAGATATGATCGCAGGTCGAGGTTTTATTGGTATGGCAGCAGAATCCATGGGTAGAGGTACTCCTATAGGCGTATTAATATCTTCAGTCCTATTTGGTATGGCTGACTCTTTAGCTATAAGACTTCAGCTATTAGATGTTCCTCCACAATTGATTCAATTATTACCTTATTTGATTACTATAATAGCTATTTCGCTTTACTCCTATTCTAAAATGAATAAGAGAAATAGAAATCTAAACTAA
- a CDS encoding ABC transporter permease: MKINKMTLLELLRVFVAIFASMIIVFVIIFLVSEEPVTAIKDFIIGPFTSVRRMGNIVEASIPITFTGLAVVMLYRAGLFNLSMEGAFFIGSVAATASALMFDLPPVLNLIVAMFCAMLAGGLTCLIPGFLKVKCNANELVTSLMLNYVMLFFGLFIITEYFYDPNMNSTYSYMFDESMFLPRIIEGTRINIGIFIAMASTFILWLILNKTSFGYKVTLVGKNGQMAKYSGLKTGLIIMASQFVGGMFAGLGGSVELFGMYKRFQYTALPRFGWDGVLIAIVARYKAKYVPLAALFLAYLRTGADIMSRNTDIPYEIITIIQGIVIVLITAKVILANYRKKVIVEEVKSFEEKKVMTE, translated from the coding sequence ATGAAGATAAATAAAATGACCTTACTAGAATTATTGCGTGTTTTTGTAGCCATATTTGCTTCTATGATTATTGTTTTTGTCATTATATTTTTAGTAAGTGAAGAACCTGTTACAGCTATTAAGGATTTTATTATCGGTCCTTTTACTTCTGTAAGGCGAATGGGAAATATTGTTGAAGCTTCAATTCCTATAACATTTACTGGATTAGCAGTTGTTATGCTATACAGAGCAGGTCTATTTAATTTATCTATGGAGGGCGCCTTCTTTATTGGTAGTGTTGCTGCAACAGCTTCTGCATTGATGTTTGATTTGCCTCCCGTTTTGAATTTAATCGTTGCTATGTTTTGTGCCATGCTTGCTGGTGGATTAACTTGCCTTATACCAGGATTCTTAAAAGTTAAATGCAATGCCAATGAATTGGTAACCTCTCTTATGCTCAATTATGTGATGTTATTTTTCGGACTTTTCATCATAACAGAATATTTTTATGATCCTAATATGAATTCAACTTATTCTTATATGTTTGATGAAAGTATGTTTTTACCTAGAATTATCGAAGGTACAAGAATCAATATTGGAATTTTTATAGCGATGGCAAGTACTTTTATACTTTGGCTAATCTTAAATAAAACATCCTTTGGTTATAAAGTTACTTTAGTGGGTAAGAATGGTCAAATGGCAAAATATTCAGGGCTAAAAACAGGTTTGATTATTATGGCGTCACAATTTGTTGGAGGGATGTTTGCAGGGTTAGGTGGAAGTGTAGAACTTTTCGGAATGTATAAGAGATTTCAGTATACAGCCTTGCCTAGATTTGGATGGGATGGAGTATTAATAGCCATCGTTGCAAGGTATAAAGCAAAGTATGTACCTTTAGCTGCACTTTTTTTAGCCTATCTACGAACTGGAGCAGATATCATGTCAAGAAATACAGATATTCCTTATGAAATTATAACGATCATTCAAGGTATTGTAATAGTACTTATTACTGCAAAAGTGATATTAGCTAATTACAGAAAGAAGGTTATCGTAGAAGAAGTAAAAAGCTTTGAGGAAAAGAAGGTGATGACTGAATGA
- a CDS encoding ABC transporter ATP-binding protein, whose protein sequence is MEKELLSMRNITKIYSNGVMANKDVNFSVRKGEIHALMGENGAGKSTLMKILFGAQGMDSGSIYFRGQEITKLNSQQAIDLGIGMVHQHFMLVDSLKVYENVVMGMEPKKGFIIDNKKAYEMVKDVAEKYNLKVDPAAKISNLSVGLKQKVEIIKVLARGAKLLILDEPTAVLTPQETEELFEQLLLLKEAGHTVIFISHKIKEVRRICDRITVLRGGRSVGTMDVADSTEEEISKFMVGREVVLKVNKSEPNFGEALLDVQNITYINSEKKKVVNDVSFKVKKGQILGIAGVEGNGQKELADCIFGLNQNVKGKILFNNKNLLDNSIKEIRESGISFIPEDRMTTGVATKVSIWENLISDRIDKAHLKEKGLLSMKKIRELANHLIKDFAILCRNMNQEVSMLSGGNMQKVVVAREMSADPQLLIANQPTRGIDVGANEFIWKKLIDLRDKERGIILISADLNEVLELSDSILVMHEGKVAGYFEDASELDEYNLGLYMLGLKKQTNGGEEIDEDK, encoded by the coding sequence ATGGAAAAAGAACTGTTGAGTATGCGAAATATTACTAAAATATATTCCAATGGAGTAATGGCCAATAAAGATGTCAATTTTTCAGTTCGAAAAGGTGAAATCCACGCCCTAATGGGTGAAAATGGGGCAGGTAAAAGTACTCTTATGAAAATCCTGTTTGGAGCTCAAGGTATGGATAGCGGCTCTATTTACTTTAGAGGGCAAGAGATTACTAAGCTTAATTCTCAACAAGCTATTGACCTTGGAATAGGAATGGTACATCAACATTTTATGCTTGTTGATTCTTTGAAAGTTTATGAAAATGTTGTTATGGGGATGGAACCTAAAAAGGGATTTATTATAGATAATAAGAAAGCTTATGAAATGGTTAAAGATGTAGCTGAAAAGTACAATTTAAAAGTAGACCCAGCTGCTAAAATATCAAATTTATCTGTAGGACTTAAACAAAAAGTTGAAATTATTAAAGTACTTGCAAGGGGTGCTAAGCTTTTAATATTAGATGAACCTACAGCAGTGTTAACACCACAGGAAACAGAAGAACTTTTTGAGCAATTACTTTTATTAAAAGAAGCTGGCCATACTGTCATTTTCATATCTCATAAGATAAAAGAGGTAAGAAGAATTTGTGACCGTATTACAGTACTTAGAGGTGGACGTTCCGTAGGTACAATGGATGTAGCTGATTCAACTGAAGAAGAAATTTCAAAATTTATGGTAGGTAGAGAAGTTGTATTAAAGGTTAATAAATCTGAACCTAATTTTGGAGAAGCCTTATTAGATGTTCAAAATATCACTTATATTAACAGTGAGAAAAAGAAAGTGGTTAATGATGTATCTTTCAAGGTCAAAAAAGGACAAATACTTGGAATTGCTGGTGTTGAAGGAAATGGGCAAAAAGAACTTGCAGATTGTATATTTGGTTTAAATCAGAATGTAAAAGGTAAGATATTATTTAATAATAAAAACCTTCTCGATAATAGCATCAAAGAAATTAGAGAATCAGGAATTTCTTTTATTCCTGAAGATAGAATGACCACAGGGGTGGCTACTAAGGTTAGTATTTGGGAAAATCTTATCTCTGATCGAATAGATAAAGCTCACTTAAAAGAAAAAGGCTTATTAAGTATGAAGAAAATCAGAGAATTAGCTAATCACTTAATAAAAGATTTTGCAATCCTTTGCAGAAATATGAACCAAGAGGTTAGTATGCTATCAGGTGGAAATATGCAAAAGGTTGTAGTAGCTCGTGAGATGTCAGCTGATCCACAGCTATTGATTGCCAATCAGCCTACAAGAGGTATTGATGTTGGAGCAAATGAATTTATATGGAAAAAGCTCATTGATTTGAGGGATAAAGAGCGAGGTATTATTTTAATATCAGCCGACTTAAACGAAGTACTAGAGTTAAGTGATAGTATTCTGGTTATGCATGAAGGTAAGGTGGCAGGTTACTTTGAAGATGCTAGCGAACTGGATGAATATAATCTGGGGTTATATATGCTTGGTCTAAAAAAACAAACTAATGGAGGTGAAGAAATAGATGAAGATAAATAA
- a CDS encoding BMP family ABC transporter substrate-binding protein codes for MKKIIVLMLIISVFMVGCSSSKDNSNQNANETEGSNVQSENNTPSVVFVVTGQLGDKSFNDSAANGIKMIEEKLGFETKIIEIGRDQTKWEPTFMDLSEEGKYDIIITNGSNAKEVVQSVATEFPDQKYILFDTEIEKGLNENVYSISYKQNEGSYLAGVLAALVTTSDMEYANEEKIIGFIGGSEHPIISDFLVGYIEGAQSVVPDIKVMVSYIGSWDDTAKGKETALAQFAQGVDITFPAAEQAGLGCVEAAVEMGKYIVGVDSDQAMLFKGVDEDKANVILTSVLKEVGNSLVRAMELDQKGELPWGEFESLGVAEGGAGIAINEYYEKNVPAEIATKVAEEKERVEAGGVDITSALGLPAEEVDVIVNAVKP; via the coding sequence ATGAAAAAAATAATTGTATTAATGCTAATTATTAGTGTGTTTATGGTGGGATGTTCTAGTAGTAAAGATAATAGTAATCAGAATGCAAATGAGACAGAAGGCAGTAATGTACAATCAGAAAATAATACACCAAGCGTAGTCTTTGTAGTAACGGGTCAATTAGGTGATAAATCATTTAATGATTCTGCTGCTAATGGTATTAAAATGATTGAAGAAAAATTAGGTTTTGAAACAAAGATCATAGAAATTGGTAGAGATCAGACTAAATGGGAACCAACATTTATGGATTTATCCGAAGAAGGTAAATACGATATCATTATCACAAATGGTTCAAATGCTAAAGAAGTTGTTCAATCAGTAGCTACAGAATTTCCAGATCAAAAGTACATTCTTTTTGATACAGAAATTGAAAAAGGTTTAAACGAAAATGTTTACTCTATAAGTTATAAACAAAATGAGGGATCTTATTTGGCTGGTGTTTTAGCAGCTTTAGTAACAACATCTGATATGGAATATGCTAATGAAGAAAAAATAATCGGCTTTATTGGAGGTAGTGAGCATCCAATTATTAGTGACTTTTTAGTAGGATATATAGAAGGAGCTCAATCCGTAGTACCTGATATTAAAGTGATGGTTTCTTATATCGGTTCATGGGATGATACTGCAAAAGGTAAAGAGACTGCATTAGCACAATTTGCTCAGGGTGTAGATATAACATTCCCTGCCGCAGAGCAAGCTGGACTTGGATGTGTAGAAGCAGCTGTGGAAATGGGTAAGTATATCGTTGGTGTTGATTCTGATCAAGCCATGTTATTTAAAGGAGTAGATGAGGATAAAGCTAATGTTATCCTTACATCAGTGCTTAAAGAGGTTGGGAATTCATTAGTTAGAGCTATGGAACTTGACCAAAAAGGTGAACTACCATGGGGTGAGTTTGAAAGTTTAGGTGTTGCAGAAGGCGGTGCAGGTATCGCAATAAATGAATATTATGAAAAAAATGTCCCTGCAGAGATAGCTACAAAAGTTGCAGAAGAAAAAGAAAGAGTTGAAGCTGGTGGTGTAGATATCACTTCTGCTTTAGGATTACCTGCAGAAGAAGTGGACGTGATTGTTAATGCTGTTAAACCATAA
- a CDS encoding GntR family transcriptional regulator: MLNKNDVVPLYIQLQRIIKEDILKGEYQQDELIPSETQLSKKYDITRTTVRKAISNLVDEGLLRREHGKGTFVSLRKVNYSIWNFGGFTDFLKKKNKSPISKILDEEFLTMDGRPFYKIVRARGVKEDEVEYLTIDTSFLPLDLFPNIDNNDFSKASIYNTIKTDYHINPARVELGVYPMLSTPKTKEIFSYKEDTPLLQVKGTVFSDEGIEIERVNIIYSPNVEFKMLTRID; the protein is encoded by the coding sequence ATGTTAAATAAAAATGATGTCGTTCCTCTTTATATACAATTACAACGAATCATTAAAGAGGATATTCTAAAAGGTGAATATCAACAGGATGAACTTATACCTTCAGAAACCCAACTTAGTAAAAAGTATGATATAACCAGAACTACTGTTAGAAAGGCTATTTCAAATTTAGTCGATGAAGGTCTTCTAAGAAGGGAACATGGTAAAGGGACTTTTGTAAGTCTTAGAAAAGTTAATTATAGTATATGGAATTTTGGAGGATTTACTGATTTTTTAAAGAAAAAAAATAAGTCTCCAATATCAAAGATTCTTGATGAAGAATTTCTAACTATGGATGGTAGACCATTTTATAAAATAGTTAGAGCTAGAGGGGTTAAAGAAGATGAAGTTGAATACTTGACTATTGATACATCTTTTTTGCCATTAGATCTGTTTCCTAATATTGATAACAATGATTTTTCAAAAGCCTCAATATATAACACGATAAAGACTGATTATCATATTAATCCAGCTCGAGTTGAACTGGGAGTATATCCTATGTTAAGTACGCCTAAGACTAAAGAAATCTTTAGCTATAAAGAGGACACGCCCTTACTTCAAGTAAAAGGAACAGTATTTAGTGATGAAGGTATTGAAATTGAAAGAGTCAATATCATTTATAGTCCAAATGTTGAATTTAAGATGTTAACAAGAATTGATTAA
- a CDS encoding phosphotransferase codes for MILKTKEFLTLTVEDIKGIHRDITLLLEKKYSIVITHIKEIEDGQNLNFFMEGYYKDNKNNIKLFLKIISKDGYPDIATLYKCYGLLNSIGLNYYNIIHHDTSNGITPYGFIAQEWIEGKVRTSNNDIEPTFNQDMDIPWLRDYANVLKQIHSIKFDYFGDLNGNVKFDSIHEYYDNIEEVVRWSFGNVKDDGIHLKELVEHEIFDEDFLTYVLTSIRKLSQKITPKQSVLIYGDMFQSNIVYYGDEPRIIDWDECRANWWVYEIARTTYYADSPTLATKFIEYYQPEESMEEIDIGIRIEHVKQHLRRLCIMCMNREKDHELMVKVESMKFNIIDRLENKYLSR; via the coding sequence ATGATTTTAAAAACTAAGGAGTTCTTAACTCTTACGGTAGAAGATATAAAAGGAATTCATAGGGACATAACTCTATTATTAGAGAAAAAATATAGTATTGTCATTACACATATAAAAGAAATTGAAGATGGACAAAATCTTAATTTTTTCATGGAAGGTTATTATAAAGATAATAAAAATAATATCAAGTTATTTCTCAAAATAATCTCAAAGGATGGTTATCCGGATATAGCTACCCTCTACAAGTGCTACGGACTCCTCAACTCTATCGGCTTAAACTATTATAATATCATTCATCATGATACAAGTAATGGAATCACACCCTATGGTTTCATTGCACAAGAGTGGATCGAAGGCAAAGTTCGAACTTCCAATAATGATATCGAGCCGACATTTAATCAAGATATGGATATCCCGTGGCTTAGAGATTATGCTAATGTTTTAAAACAAATTCATTCCATTAAATTCGATTACTTTGGTGATCTTAATGGCAATGTTAAATTTGACAGTATTCATGAATATTATGACAACATAGAAGAAGTTGTACGTTGGTCTTTTGGCAATGTTAAAGATGATGGTATCCATCTTAAAGAGCTGGTGGAACATGAAATTTTTGATGAGGATTTCTTAACCTATGTTTTAACAAGTATTCGTAAGCTGAGTCAAAAAATAACTCCAAAGCAAAGTGTTCTAATCTATGGCGATATGTTTCAATCCAATATTGTCTATTATGGTGATGAGCCAAGAATAATTGATTGGGATGAATGTAGAGCAAATTGGTGGGTATACGAAATAGCGCGAACAACTTATTATGCTGATAGTCCTACTCTTGCAACGAAGTTTATAGAATACTATCAACCTGAGGAATCAATGGAAGAAATCGATATTGGTATTAGGATTGAGCATGTGAAACAACATCTTAGAAGATTGTGTATTATGTGTATGAATAGGGAGAAGGATCATGAGCTTATGGTAAAAGTCGAAAGTATGAAGTTTAATATAATTGATCGATTGGAAAATAAATACTTGTCTAGGTAG
- a CDS encoding sensor histidine kinase: MKTKFSTIRYKLLFAFLASSMMAAMVMFILLIVTLIASYNHEIAVFISRHMVTVFIISVLLFITLMITFFMILTRNSIKYLDEINHNLHKIASGNLEINIPVRRNDDLGELAKTVNSMSEQLKRLIEEERNWERAKNQLITNVSHDIRTPLTSVRGYMELIINHQYKDEACLKQYTQIVYNKCKDLQMLVDDLFEYAKLNNSEMKIKKNKVNLGELIEQVVIGFIPTLEESQMAYRLKFTDEKVDIMVDPILIARLLNNLIINAIKYGKEGKYLDIELHKQDGEAIIRVINFGDPIKQEDIPYIFDNFYRSDQSITQKSGSGLGLTIAKNIVEKHNGSIEVESRESRTIFEVRLPYMVHNKV; the protein is encoded by the coding sequence TTGAAAACTAAATTTTCAACGATTCGATATAAACTCCTATTTGCTTTTTTAGCAAGTTCTATGATGGCAGCAATGGTAATGTTTATTCTATTAATAGTAACTTTGATTGCATCCTATAACCATGAGATTGCTGTTTTCATAAGCCGACATATGGTTACTGTTTTCATAATCAGCGTCCTTTTATTTATTACACTGATGATTACTTTTTTTATGATATTGACGCGTAATTCTATCAAGTATCTTGATGAAATTAATCATAACCTGCACAAGATAGCATCAGGTAATCTAGAAATTAATATTCCGGTTCGAAGAAATGATGATTTAGGAGAATTAGCTAAGACTGTCAATAGTATGTCAGAACAGCTTAAGAGGCTGATAGAAGAGGAAAGAAATTGGGAAAGAGCAAAGAATCAGTTAATCACCAATGTATCCCACGATATAAGAACGCCATTGACATCTGTCAGAGGTTATATGGAGTTAATCATCAACCATCAATATAAAGATGAGGCGTGTCTAAAGCAATATACCCAAATTGTTTATAATAAGTGCAAAGACCTTCAAATGCTTGTAGATGACCTTTTTGAGTATGCTAAGTTAAATAATAGTGAAATGAAAATAAAGAAAAACAAGGTTAATCTAGGAGAACTTATAGAACAAGTGGTCATTGGTTTCATACCTACCTTAGAAGAATCACAAATGGCGTATCGACTGAAATTCACCGATGAAAAAGTTGATATAATGGTTGATCCCATACTCATAGCTAGATTGCTTAATAATCTTATCATTAATGCTATCAAATATGGTAAAGAAGGAAAGTACTTAGATATTGAACTACATAAGCAAGATGGAGAAGCGATTATCAGAGTTATCAATTTTGGAGACCCTATTAAACAAGAGGATATTCCTTATATCTTTGATAATTTTTATCGTAGCGACCAAAGTATAACTCAAAAAAGCGGCTCTGGACTAGGGCTAACAATAGCAAAGAATATAGTAGAAAAGCATAATGGCTCCATTGAAGTTGAAAGCAGAGAGAGTAGAACTATATTTGAGGTTAGGTTACCTTATATGGTACATAATAAAGTCTGA
- a CDS encoding response regulator transcription factor has product MSNYNILVIDDEVEIAELVGIFLSNEGYQVLKAFNGEEGLVLLEKENIQLVILDIMMPGIDGLEVCKRIRERWSIPIIMLSAKSQDMDKIIGLGFGADDYMTKPFNPLELVARVKSQLRRFMFLNHSAHEATDENLIRIKELTINKNNHVVTVYNKDVNLTPTEYKILLLLATHPGKVFSAEEIFEKVWEEKYYESNNTVMVHMWRLREKVEDNPKVPQLIETVWGVGYKIEN; this is encoded by the coding sequence ATGAGTAATTATAACATTTTAGTGATCGATGATGAAGTAGAAATAGCTGAATTAGTAGGTATCTTTTTATCTAATGAAGGCTATCAAGTGTTGAAGGCTTTCAATGGAGAAGAAGGCTTAGTACTACTAGAGAAAGAGAATATTCAGTTAGTGATTTTAGATATTATGATGCCTGGAATAGATGGTTTAGAAGTTTGTAAAAGAATTAGGGAACGTTGGAGTATTCCTATTATCATGTTGAGTGCTAAATCTCAAGATATGGACAAGATTATTGGTTTGGGCTTTGGAGCAGATGATTACATGACCAAACCATTTAATCCTCTTGAACTGGTAGCTAGAGTTAAATCTCAGTTACGTCGATTTATGTTTCTTAATCATTCAGCCCATGAAGCTACTGATGAAAATCTTATTAGGATCAAAGAGCTAACAATTAATAAAAATAATCATGTTGTTACGGTTTATAATAAAGATGTCAATCTAACCCCCACAGAATACAAGATACTTTTATTGCTAGCAACTCATCCGGGAAAAGTATTTAGTGCTGAGGAAATATTTGAAAAGGTTTGGGAAGAAAAATATTATGAATCCAACAACACTGTTATGGTCCATATGTGGCGGTTACGAGAGAAAGTTGAGGATAACCCTAAGGTCCCACAACTAATTGAAACTGTATGGGGGGTAGGCTACAAGATTGAAAACTAA
- a CDS encoding CocE/NonD family hydrolase — protein sequence MKVKRSRILMQILKVSICLISTALVVTFLIAGLMSPSNMTTLAGYTQMSSTYVTMNDGTKIAVRITLPPSLQRDEKIPAIIECTRYGSSYEPSFLGNALINLGIIDDSSIFVNELHLSNYAYVSFDARGSGASYGKRIVEWSEEEVHDYGEVIDWVVQQPWSNERVGTYGISYSANTAELAAVSNHPALKAVATLYGDFNPIVHLAMPGGILNETFLKEWCIMNAKTDANDMNSLFINGIQPVDQDGSGEMLEEAIEEHKNTNMYTRLKEATYFDENLIGDYKINSLAPYNYKDLIQASGVPFYIRVGWQDAGTVNGALERYLTYDNNQTLIIGPWSHGGKYLCDPYIDSTITQEELMREQTKEVITFFDKYLKENIDSIKVDDKRITYYTLGEEQWNTTESWPVEGVTYSKLYFHADGSLMINKPTDTIGKDTYAVDFTASTGDKNRWLTNLGGGEIIYPDRNDQDKKLLTYTSEVLEEDVEITGVPIVNLNISSTCPDGAFMVYLEDVAPDGKVTYITEGQIRVIHRKVTTESLEYVALDPKHSFLEKDGELLRVDEITELSIGMYATSILIKKGHRIRIAIAGQDNSVFQRIPADEVPVIEVMRDKTHASYVELPMKVKE from the coding sequence ATGAAAGTAAAAAGATCTAGGATATTAATGCAAATATTGAAGGTGAGCATATGTCTAATCTCAACAGCTTTAGTTGTAACTTTTCTGATTGCAGGCCTTATGTCACCTTCTAACATGACAACACTGGCAGGGTATACGCAAATGAGTTCAACGTACGTAACAATGAATGATGGAACTAAAATTGCTGTGAGAATAACATTACCACCTTCTTTACAAAGAGATGAAAAAATTCCTGCTATTATTGAATGTACCCGCTATGGATCTAGTTATGAACCTAGTTTCTTAGGGAATGCGTTAATTAATCTTGGCATTATTGATGATAGCTCAATCTTTGTTAATGAATTGCATCTTTCAAACTATGCCTATGTTAGCTTTGATGCAAGAGGAAGTGGTGCTTCATATGGGAAGAGGATAGTCGAGTGGTCGGAAGAAGAAGTCCATGACTATGGTGAAGTTATTGATTGGGTAGTACAACAACCATGGTCCAATGAAAGAGTTGGTACCTACGGCATATCCTATTCAGCGAATACTGCTGAGTTAGCAGCTGTATCCAATCACCCAGCTTTGAAAGCTGTAGCTACACTGTATGGGGATTTCAATCCAATAGTTCATCTAGCTATGCCCGGTGGCATATTAAATGAAACTTTCCTTAAAGAATGGTGTATAATGAATGCTAAGACTGATGCTAATGATATGAACTCCTTGTTTATTAATGGGATCCAACCAGTTGATCAGGATGGATCAGGAGAGATGTTGGAAGAAGCTATAGAAGAACATAAGAATACGAATATGTATACTCGATTAAAGGAAGCAACTTATTTTGATGAAAACTTAATAGGAGATTATAAGATAAACTCACTTGCACCTTATAACTACAAAGATCTAATTCAAGCATCTGGAGTGCCTTTTTACATAAGAGTTGGCTGGCAGGATGCTGGAACAGTGAATGGAGCTTTAGAAAGATACCTTACTTATGATAATAATCAAACTTTAATCATAGGTCCATGGAGTCATGGGGGAAAATATCTCTGTGACCCCTATATAGATAGCACTATTACTCAAGAAGAGCTTATGAGAGAGCAAACAAAAGAAGTCATAACTTTTTTTGATAAGTACTTAAAAGAAAATATAGATAGCATAAAGGTGGATGATAAAAGAATCACTTACTATACACTAGGGGAGGAACAATGGAATACAACAGAAAGCTGGCCAGTAGAAGGGGTCACATATAGTAAACTCTATTTTCATGCTGATGGTAGCCTTATGATAAATAAACCTACTGATACAATAGGGAAGGATACCTATGCAGTAGATTTTACAGCTTCAACTGGAGATAAAAATAGATGGCTCACCAACCTTGGCGGGGGAGAAATCATCTATCCAGATAGAAATGACCAGGATAAAAAACTCTTAACTTACACAAGTGAGGTTCTTGAGGAAGATGTAGAAATAACAGGAGTACCTATCGTCAACTTAAACATTTCTTCAACTTGTCCTGATGGGGCTTTTATGGTTTATCTTGAAGATGTGGCTCCTGACGGTAAGGTAACTTATATAACCGAAGGCCAAATAAGGGTAATCCACAGAAAGGTAACTACAGAGAGTTTAGAATATGTTGCACTAGATCCCAAGCATTCTTTCTTAGAAAAAGATGGAGAGCTTCTTAGAGTAGATGAAATAACTGAACTAAGTATTGGCATGTATGCTACATCGATTTTAATTAAGAAAGGTCATCGAATCAGAATAGCCATAGCAGGACAGGACAACTCAGTTTTTCAGAGAATACCTGCAGATGAAGTGCCAGTCATTGAAGTTATGAGAGATAAGACGCATGCCTCCTATGTAGAGTTACCCATGAAAGTTAAAGAGTAA